The following proteins are co-located in the Sulfurospirillum deleyianum DSM 6946 genome:
- a CDS encoding LysR family transcriptional regulator: MLKDFSKIETFITVVKEKSFSKASKKLGISQPAVTQQIKLLEEYLDIQIVDRKKNGIKLTNAGEELYKVALKLEKQILAAEREMLRLVNKEVIFVLGASAVIGNYILPDFLNDIQDVIKNNVMLKVENTSDITEKLLDKKVDLALVEAPYFQEGIIYREWMEDELVIASKSPLPKSLTKEDLLSFNWICREEESNTRKIIHDTFEKIDVDCKSFKVKSILTSSTAVKQTLLKCRTDEGVPTVSILSKHIIADEVDRGELFTSKMRGLKLTRMLYLCYLKDRKHDALIDSVITYLMSKHPVKPTLSTF; this comes from the coding sequence ATGCTTAAAGATTTTTCTAAAATAGAGACATTTATTACCGTTGTCAAAGAGAAAAGTTTTTCCAAAGCTTCTAAAAAACTAGGGATTAGCCAGCCCGCTGTGACCCAACAAATCAAACTCCTTGAGGAGTATTTAGATATTCAAATCGTCGATCGTAAGAAAAATGGAATCAAATTAACTAATGCAGGTGAAGAACTCTATAAAGTCGCTCTTAAACTTGAAAAACAGATTTTAGCAGCAGAACGTGAAATGCTAAGACTGGTCAATAAAGAGGTTATTTTTGTCTTAGGAGCTTCTGCGGTCATTGGTAATTACATTCTGCCTGATTTTCTCAACGATATTCAAGATGTTATTAAAAACAATGTCATGCTTAAAGTCGAAAATACCTCCGATATTACGGAAAAACTCCTCGATAAGAAAGTGGATTTAGCCCTTGTCGAAGCACCCTATTTTCAAGAAGGCATTATCTATCGTGAATGGATGGAGGATGAATTGGTGATTGCAAGTAAATCTCCATTGCCTAAAAGTTTAACCAAAGAAGACCTTCTTAGTTTTAATTGGATTTGCAGGGAAGAAGAGTCAAATACCCGTAAAATTATCCATGATACCTTTGAAAAAATTGACGTTGATTGTAAGAGCTTCAAAGTTAAAAGCATTTTAACCAGCTCAACAGCGGTAAAGCAAACCCTTCTTAAATGTAGAACCGACGAAGGGGTTCCCACCGTATCTATTCTTTCAAAACATATCATAGCTGATGAAGTAGACAGAGGCGAACTTTTTACCTCAAAAATGAGAGGCTTAAAACTCACTCGAATGCTTTATCTATGCTACCTCAAAGATAGAAAACATGATGCACTCATTGACAGTGTGATTACGTATTTGATGAGCAAACACCCCGTAAAACCAACACTCTCTACTTTTTAA
- the clpS gene encoding ATP-dependent Clp protease adapter ClpS, with amino-acid sequence MHQSNPAFENETVELIEIKEPRLYKVLLLNDDYSSMEFVIKVLMQIFHHSFEKATEIMLSVHEKGKGLCGVYAYEIAETKVSQVRKMAKEEKFPLRAIMEAE; translated from the coding sequence ATGCATCAGAGTAATCCAGCGTTTGAAAATGAAACGGTTGAACTCATTGAGATTAAAGAGCCTAGATTGTACAAGGTTCTTTTACTGAATGATGATTATAGTAGTATGGAATTTGTCATTAAGGTTTTGATGCAGATTTTTCATCACAGTTTTGAAAAAGCGACTGAAATTATGTTGAGTGTGCATGAAAAAGGTAAAGGCTTATGTGGGGTTTATGCCTATGAAATTGCTGAGACGAAAGTGTCACAGGTAAGAAAAATGGCAAAAGAAGAAAAATTCCCATTGCGTGCCATTATGGAAGCAGAATAA
- a CDS encoding thioredoxin, which translates to MKKYIGFMVVLIGLLFIGCSSEPKNEVISVVKETYKEGEKVELKSVSGAKLTLVRKNGGFVIEEDEGKVILIDIFGTFCQPCQEEAPSLMDFQLQNSEELMLVGLNFLEEVSDEYVIENFAAKYNAYYFISNSPKNKKLVETILQDIAYKQTLQVPFKVLLKEGAYQKVTDIYQNDPNNKFYIGKVSLDVIQKDLDKLVSK; encoded by the coding sequence ATGAAAAAATATATTGGTTTTATGGTTGTTTTGATAGGACTACTGTTTATCGGTTGTAGTTCTGAGCCTAAAAATGAGGTCATAAGTGTTGTGAAAGAGACCTACAAAGAGGGTGAAAAGGTTGAGCTTAAAAGCGTTTCAGGAGCAAAACTAACGTTAGTGCGTAAAAATGGTGGCTTTGTCATTGAAGAGGATGAAGGGAAAGTTATTTTAATTGATATTTTTGGTACTTTTTGTCAGCCATGTCAAGAAGAGGCTCCTTCTTTGATGGATTTTCAGCTTCAAAATAGCGAAGAGTTGATGCTCGTTGGTCTTAATTTTCTTGAAGAGGTGAGTGATGAGTATGTGATTGAAAATTTTGCAGCAAAATACAATGCGTACTATTTCATTAGCAATTCACCTAAGAACAAAAAACTTGTCGAGACAATTTTACAAGATATCGCTTACAAACAAACGCTTCAAGTGCCGTTTAAAGTGCTTTTAAAAGAGGGTGCTTACCAGAAGGTGACGGATATCTATCAAAATGACCCTAATAATAAATTTTACATTGGCAAAGTTTCACTTGATGTAATTCAAAAAGATCTTGATAAGTTAGTATCGAAATAG
- the clpA gene encoding ATP-dependent Clp protease ATP-binding subunit ClpA has product MVSQELNFVFNDAISFVRKHRFEYITVDHLFFALLSNEHIIALLQECGVSVMVLKRAMEKYFAVHPQVVPSDENYEPAETVALSRVIESMMLHVKSAGKTEASVYDLLIAMMDEQNAFCVALLMQHGVDKLMIIEEVTALSLPEEKVENKEEEKESALVKYTIDLIALANQKQIDPLIGRADELKRMMQVLCRRKKNNPLLVGEPGVGKTAIVEGLALYISENKVPEILKNTPVYALDMGALISGTKYRGDFEKRLKEILVELEAQKGAILFIDEIHTIVGAGATGGGSMDLSNLLKPVLASGKLRCIGATTYGEFRNFFDKDKALSRRFAKIDILEPSLEDAFAIVKGLKSHYEAHHGVKYSNDVIKASVELAKKYISDKFLPDSAIDLIDEVGASFHLAKKRKKVVELCDLEAVLSKIANIPSRSVSQDEGEVMAHLEAHLKAKIFGQDRAIEALCKAIKRSRAGLGNPTSPIGSFLFAGPTGVGKTEVAKQLAYELGVHFERYDMSEYMEKHTVSRLIGAPPGYVGYDEGGQLSEAIKKHPYCVLLLDEIEKAHPDMLNILLQIFDSATLTDNNGTKIDFRNVIIIMTSNLGTKEAPTMGFTKSETSRADEAIKSFFAPEFRNRLDEVIHFAPLSEAVMVNIVEKLLNELSEQLKDKNVKVIATLAAKKQLASEGYSKEMGARVMRRVIQEQIKTPLAEEVLFGKLKHGGVCTIDVKSKKLLFSYSGGN; this is encoded by the coding sequence ATGGTAAGTCAAGAACTCAATTTTGTTTTCAATGATGCGATTTCGTTTGTGCGAAAACACCGTTTTGAATATATCACGGTGGATCATCTCTTTTTTGCGCTATTGAGTAATGAACATATTATTGCTTTGCTTCAAGAGTGCGGCGTGAGTGTGATGGTTTTAAAACGTGCTATGGAAAAATACTTTGCGGTACATCCTCAAGTCGTTCCCAGTGATGAAAATTATGAACCCGCAGAAACGGTTGCTCTCTCTCGTGTCATTGAGTCTATGATGTTACATGTAAAGAGTGCGGGAAAAACAGAAGCCAGTGTGTATGACCTTTTAATTGCGATGATGGACGAACAAAATGCTTTTTGTGTTGCCTTGTTGATGCAACATGGGGTGGATAAGTTAATGATTATTGAAGAGGTCACAGCGCTGAGTCTTCCTGAAGAAAAAGTAGAGAATAAAGAAGAAGAGAAAGAGAGTGCGCTTGTAAAATATACGATTGATTTAATTGCCCTTGCAAATCAAAAACAGATTGACCCTTTAATTGGAAGGGCTGATGAACTCAAACGCATGATGCAGGTTTTGTGTCGCAGAAAGAAAAACAATCCTTTGCTTGTGGGCGAACCAGGTGTGGGGAAGACGGCTATTGTTGAGGGATTAGCTCTTTACATTAGTGAAAATAAAGTGCCTGAAATTTTAAAAAATACCCCTGTGTATGCGCTGGATATGGGAGCGTTAATTTCGGGGACAAAGTATCGAGGAGATTTTGAAAAGCGCCTCAAAGAGATTCTCGTTGAACTGGAAGCGCAAAAAGGGGCTATTTTATTTATTGATGAGATTCATACCATTGTGGGGGCGGGTGCAACAGGAGGAGGTTCGATGGATTTATCGAATTTGCTTAAGCCTGTTCTTGCTTCTGGTAAGTTGCGCTGTATTGGGGCAACTACGTATGGTGAATTTCGCAACTTTTTTGATAAAGATAAAGCCCTAAGCCGTCGTTTTGCGAAAATTGACATTTTAGAGCCGAGCCTTGAAGATGCGTTTGCCATTGTGAAAGGGTTAAAGAGTCATTACGAAGCGCATCATGGCGTGAAGTATTCCAATGATGTCATTAAAGCCTCTGTGGAATTGGCGAAAAAGTACATTAGCGATAAGTTCTTACCCGATTCGGCGATTGATTTGATTGATGAAGTGGGTGCGTCGTTTCACTTAGCCAAAAAGCGTAAAAAAGTGGTGGAACTCTGTGATCTTGAAGCGGTACTCTCCAAAATTGCCAATATCCCAAGTCGCAGTGTGAGTCAAGATGAGGGTGAGGTGATGGCGCACTTAGAGGCGCATTTGAAGGCTAAAATTTTTGGGCAAGATAGAGCGATTGAAGCTTTGTGTAAAGCCATTAAGCGAAGCCGTGCGGGACTTGGAAATCCTACCTCGCCCATAGGCTCTTTTTTATTTGCAGGCCCTACGGGTGTGGGAAAAACGGAAGTGGCAAAGCAGTTGGCGTATGAGTTGGGTGTTCATTTTGAACGCTACGATATGAGCGAATATATGGAGAAGCATACGGTGAGTCGTTTGATTGGCGCACCGCCTGGTTATGTGGGATACGATGAGGGTGGTCAGCTTTCTGAGGCGATTAAAAAGCATCCGTATTGTGTGCTTTTGCTCGATGAGATTGAAAAAGCGCATCCCGATATGCTCAACATTTTATTACAGATATTTGATAGTGCGACCTTGACGGATAATAATGGCACAAAGATTGATTTTCGCAATGTTATTATTATTATGACGTCCAATTTAGGCACTAAAGAAGCGCCAACGATGGGCTTTACCAAAAGTGAGACCTCTCGTGCGGATGAGGCGATTAAGTCCTTTTTTGCGCCAGAGTTTCGAAACCGTTTGGATGAGGTAATTCATTTTGCACCCCTAAGCGAAGCGGTGATGGTCAATATCGTCGAGAAACTCTTAAATGAGCTCTCTGAGCAACTCAAAGACAAAAATGTCAAAGTTATCGCAACGCTTGCGGCTAAGAAGCAGCTCGCAAGTGAGGGATACAGCAAAGAGATGGGCGCTCGTGTGATGCGTCGGGTGATTCAAGAGCAGATTAAAACACCGCTTGCAGAAGAGGTGCTTTTTGGCAAGCTTAAGCATGGTGGCGTCTGTACGATTGATGTAAAATCTAAAAAATTACTCTTTAGTTACAGCGGTGGCAACTAA
- the csrA gene encoding carbon storage regulator CsrA: MLILTRKIGEGVILNDNITVRVIDISKGLVKLGFDAPKEMMILREELAQAIKESNIEASRSVASDALLDLSKKLF, encoded by the coding sequence ATGTTAATACTAACACGAAAAATAGGTGAGGGTGTTATTTTGAATGATAATATCACCGTGCGGGTGATCGACATCTCTAAGGGGCTGGTCAAATTAGGATTTGACGCACCTAAAGAGATGATGATTTTGCGTGAAGAGTTAGCGCAAGCGATTAAAGAGAGTAATATTGAAGCGAGTCGTAGTGTTGCTTCAGATGCACTGTTAGATTTGAGTAAGAAGCTTTTTTAA
- a CDS encoding 4-(cytidine 5'-diphospho)-2-C-methyl-D-erythritol kinase produces MQYHAHAKINIFLKIVGTRGNYHTLISRFMRVSHLFDTLSFVPKTSSAPFELVGDFNCSLEHNTVYKIFQTLQRHGFAKDVEAIMKEYALHVKKVIPQGAGLGGGSSDAATFLHMLNDVGNLNLSLQEQMELGSRVGADVAFFASGYESANVSGIGEVVEKCDEVALDLEVFTPPLACETARVYKMYREYFLQSMNIPLAHVMVDMKSEALLKAYGREALNDLYLACLKAYPVLASYAKEGWFFSGSGSSFFRMKEKV; encoded by the coding sequence ATGCAGTATCACGCACATGCTAAAATCAATATTTTTCTTAAAATTGTGGGGACTCGTGGAAATTACCATACCTTAATTTCTCGCTTTATGCGCGTTTCTCATCTTTTTGATACCCTCTCTTTTGTGCCAAAAACTTCTTCTGCGCCTTTTGAGTTAGTGGGTGATTTTAACTGCTCACTTGAGCACAATACCGTTTATAAAATTTTTCAAACGCTTCAGCGTCATGGTTTTGCCAAAGACGTTGAAGCAATAATGAAAGAGTATGCTTTACATGTAAAGAAGGTGATTCCTCAAGGAGCAGGTCTTGGTGGAGGAAGTAGTGATGCTGCCACATTTTTACATATGCTCAATGATGTGGGAAATTTAAACCTGAGTCTGCAAGAGCAAATGGAGCTAGGAAGTAGGGTCGGTGCGGATGTTGCTTTTTTTGCCTCAGGGTATGAGAGTGCCAATGTCAGTGGCATTGGGGAAGTGGTTGAAAAGTGTGACGAAGTCGCATTAGATTTAGAGGTTTTTACGCCTCCTCTTGCTTGTGAGACAGCTCGTGTTTACAAGATGTATAGGGAATATTTTTTGCAATCGATGAATATTCCTTTGGCGCACGTCATGGTTGACATGAAAAGTGAAGCTTTGCTTAAAGCTTATGGAAGAGAAGCACTGAATGATTTGTATCTGGCGTGTTTAAAAGCGTATCCTGTCTTAGCGTCGTACGCCAAAGAGGGATGGTTTTTTAGTGGCAGTGGGAGTAGTTTTTTTAGAATGAAAGAGAAGGTATAG
- the truB gene encoding tRNA pseudouridine(55) synthase TruB (catalyzes isomerization of specific uridines in RNA to pseudouridine; responsible for residues in T loops of many tRNAs), with protein MQNRLFVAYKPADMVCNHFLSRIKRRYGVKKAGFSGTLDPFAKGVLIVAFGQYTRLFRFLKKAPKTYRATLWLGAFSPTLDNEKIERVTQMAPFHPDSIAIALKSMIGQKTYLPPKYSAKKIEGKRAYDLARSEQDFEMKMITSEVYECHLVHYAHPFLTFEMTISEGGYVRSMGEMIAKKLGFEGCLSALERLNEGAFVYEHEKALNPLAYLDLPRNGYLGDPLDVLLGRKLQVENFEKQEEGIYYILNDEMLSIVQLSADGVEYLLNSLSLKA; from the coding sequence ATGCAAAACCGTCTTTTTGTCGCCTATAAACCTGCCGATATGGTTTGCAACCACTTTTTAAGTCGAATCAAAAGGCGTTATGGTGTTAAAAAAGCGGGGTTTTCAGGTACGCTTGACCCTTTTGCAAAGGGTGTTTTGATTGTTGCGTTTGGGCAATACACCCGTTTGTTTCGTTTTTTAAAAAAAGCGCCTAAAACCTATCGGGCAACGCTGTGGCTTGGCGCATTTAGTCCAACATTGGATAATGAAAAAATAGAACGTGTCACGCAGATGGCGCCCTTTCATCCTGATTCGATTGCGATTGCACTTAAGAGCATGATAGGGCAGAAAACCTATCTTCCTCCGAAATATTCTGCTAAAAAAATAGAGGGAAAACGTGCGTATGATTTGGCTCGAAGTGAACAAGACTTTGAGATGAAAATGATTACGAGTGAAGTGTATGAGTGTCATTTGGTGCATTATGCGCATCCTTTTTTAACCTTTGAGATGACTATTTCTGAGGGTGGGTATGTGCGAAGTATGGGCGAGATGATTGCAAAAAAGCTCGGATTTGAGGGGTGTTTAAGTGCGCTAGAGAGGCTTAATGAAGGCGCATTTGTTTATGAGCACGAAAAAGCGCTTAATCCCTTAGCATATCTTGATTTACCACGCAATGGTTACCTTGGAGACCCTTTAGATGTGCTCTTAGGTCGAAAATTGCAGGTAGAAAATTTTGAAAAACAAGAAGAGGGTATTTATTACATTCTCAATGATGAGATGCTTAGTATTGTGCAACTCAGTGCAGATGGAGTAGAATACCTTTTAAATTCATTATCGCTAAAGGCGTAA
- the smpB gene encoding SsrA-binding protein SmpB codes for MGEAVARNKKAFHDYEILEKLEAGIVLQGSEVKAIRQGRVNLKDSFVKIIKGEAFLLNAHISHLSTANLNFAPNERAPRKLLLHVKQLRKWDMKVAKDGLTIVPLAIYFNAKNLAKVEIALARGKNEHDKRESLKEKDAQREAQTAMKNHAYKE; via the coding sequence ATGGGTGAAGCGGTTGCACGCAATAAAAAAGCGTTTCATGATTATGAAATTTTAGAGAAATTAGAAGCGGGTATTGTCCTTCAAGGCAGTGAAGTTAAAGCGATTCGTCAAGGCAGAGTCAATCTTAAAGATTCGTTTGTAAAGATTATTAAGGGGGAGGCGTTTTTATTGAATGCGCATATTTCGCACCTCTCAACTGCCAATCTCAATTTTGCACCGAATGAACGAGCGCCTCGAAAATTGCTTTTACATGTAAAACAATTACGTAAATGGGATATGAAAGTCGCCAAAGATGGCTTGACCATTGTTCCTCTTGCCATCTATTTCAATGCAAAAAATCTTGCTAAAGTGGAAATTGCACTTGCTCGTGGTAAAAATGAACATGATAAACGAGAGAGTTTAAAAGAAAAAGATGCACAACGAGAGGCACAAACAGCCATGAAAAATCATGCATATAAAGAGTAG
- a CDS encoding ATP-dependent helicase has translation MQDLAMLNESQQDAVKCVDGPVLILAGAGSGKTKTITSRLSYLLSLGIPSANTLTLTFTNKAASEMRERAMAMIGSHTYPPLLCTFHKFGLLFLKFHMDKLGRKNSFVVIDTDDKKRILKSLNTSSELPTSMIASEISRYKTSLLDPKMAWEKAEQHHYQVIAKLYEQYEDYLLSNNLVDFDDLLVLPYKILESDERLCEETSRRYQYIMVDEYQDTNELQYKLLRKLCHTHSNLCVVGDDDQSIYGWRGANIKNILEFHESFENVKIVKLEKNYRSTTQILKAANDLIEHNRGRIGKVLESTKGEGKAIDVLESHDENQEALSIARKIRKLIESGVSPRDIAVLYRINALSRSLEEGLNKEKIPYNMVGGVKFYERAEVKDVISYLRVIANPHDDFSIKRIINRPKRGLGKVTMERIFKAAYDNSQSIYAYITCNESAIEKEATKKAALALKAFVENIAHMQNVQQNSTYDMIDAMEEAFAIKEYYNNQPDSLERLSNIDEFYGLFRDYVKQNPHMGVDDFLNELALQSDQDHIDSENISIMSIHASKGLEFEYLFVIGLEEGFFPLVGDGSDIEEERRLGYVAITRAKKELTLSFSGSRFYKGRRTELSKSRFLKEAGVCEGSLILEKTTSFKKGDLVKHKIFGIGRVSEVSKVGREFKLQINFSGTKRDILASFVEKI, from the coding sequence ATGCAAGATTTAGCGATGTTAAATGAATCACAACAAGATGCGGTCAAATGTGTAGATGGTCCTGTGCTTATCTTAGCAGGTGCGGGGAGTGGTAAAACCAAAACGATTACTTCACGGCTTTCATACCTTCTTTCTTTAGGCATTCCCTCCGCCAATACGCTCACCCTTACCTTTACCAATAAAGCGGCTAGTGAGATGAGAGAGCGTGCGATGGCGATGATAGGCTCTCATACCTATCCTCCTTTATTGTGTACATTTCATAAATTTGGCTTACTCTTTTTAAAATTTCACATGGATAAATTAGGGCGTAAAAATAGCTTTGTGGTGATAGATACCGATGATAAAAAACGTATTTTAAAAAGTCTCAATACCTCCTCTGAGCTTCCAACGAGTATGATTGCCAGTGAAATTTCTCGCTATAAAACCTCTTTGCTGGATCCTAAGATGGCGTGGGAAAAAGCGGAGCAACATCATTATCAGGTGATTGCTAAATTGTACGAACAGTACGAAGATTATCTGCTCTCCAATAATTTGGTTGATTTTGATGACCTCTTAGTGCTTCCTTATAAAATTTTAGAGAGTGATGAGCGCTTGTGTGAAGAGACCAGTAGACGCTATCAGTACATTATGGTCGATGAGTATCAAGATACCAACGAATTACAGTATAAACTCCTTCGAAAACTCTGCCACACACATAGTAATTTATGTGTGGTCGGCGATGATGACCAGAGTATTTATGGTTGGCGGGGAGCGAACATTAAAAATATTTTAGAGTTTCACGAATCTTTTGAAAATGTGAAAATTGTGAAATTGGAGAAAAATTATCGCTCCACAACGCAAATTTTAAAAGCGGCCAATGATTTAATTGAGCATAATCGTGGACGCATTGGTAAAGTGTTAGAAAGCACCAAAGGAGAGGGTAAAGCCATTGATGTGCTTGAATCTCACGATGAAAACCAAGAAGCACTGAGTATTGCTCGAAAAATTAGAAAGCTTATTGAAAGCGGTGTGAGTCCTAGAGATATTGCGGTGTTGTACCGCATTAATGCGCTGAGCCGTTCTTTAGAAGAGGGTCTAAATAAAGAGAAAATCCCTTACAATATGGTCGGAGGCGTGAAGTTTTACGAACGTGCTGAAGTGAAGGATGTCATTAGTTATCTTCGTGTTATCGCCAATCCGCATGATGATTTTTCCATTAAGCGCATTATCAATCGTCCTAAGCGAGGATTGGGAAAAGTTACGATGGAACGCATTTTTAAGGCGGCGTATGACAATAGTCAATCCATTTATGCGTACATTACATGTAATGAATCTGCCATTGAAAAAGAGGCGACAAAAAAGGCGGCTTTAGCGCTTAAAGCGTTTGTGGAAAACATTGCGCATATGCAAAATGTCCAGCAAAATTCAACGTACGACATGATAGATGCGATGGAAGAGGCATTTGCGATTAAAGAGTATTATAACAATCAGCCAGACTCGCTAGAGCGTCTCTCCAACATTGATGAGTTTTATGGACTTTTTAGAGATTATGTGAAACAAAATCCGCATATGGGTGTCGATGATTTTTTAAATGAGTTAGCGCTTCAGAGTGATCAAGACCATATTGACAGTGAAAATATTTCGATTATGAGTATTCACGCAAGTAAAGGCTTAGAGTTTGAGTATCTGTTTGTGATTGGTTTGGAAGAGGGATTTTTCCCATTGGTTGGGGATGGAAGTGACATCGAAGAGGAGCGAAGGCTTGGGTATGTTGCTATAACCAGAGCCAAAAAAGAGCTGACCCTTAGCTTTTCAGGTAGCCGTTTTTACAAAGGAAGGCGAACAGAACTTTCCAAAAGTCGCTTTTTAAAAGAAGCGGGGGTTTGTGAGGGAAGTTTGATTTTGGAGAAGACCACCTCGTTTAAAAAAGGGGATTTGGTGAAGCATAAAATTTTTGGTATCGGGCGTGTGAGTGAGGTGAGCAAGGTAGGACGAGAGTTTAAATTGCAAATTAATTTCAGTGGTACAAAGCGAGATATTTTAGCTTCATTTGTGGAGAAAATTTAA
- the aat gene encoding leucyl/phenylalanyl-tRNA--protein transferase, with protein MATKILIPQLHPKDFSFPNPLDASDEGLLAWGGDLSCERLIQAYQKGIFPWFNENDPILWWSPNPRLILFPDAMKISKSLHKSMKHFEIRYDTDFEKVMRLCLETRLHKGQKSWISEALIEAFCTLHVKGLAHSVETFFEGELVGGLYGLYLGGVFCGESMFSTQRDASKAALVGLCRKINALGGDFIDCQLPTEHLKSLGASEIKREVFLAMLARSLNKNLPTAW; from the coding sequence GTGGCAACTAAAATTCTTATTCCACAGCTTCATCCAAAAGATTTTAGCTTTCCCAATCCTTTGGATGCAAGTGATGAAGGGCTTTTAGCATGGGGTGGAGATCTCTCGTGTGAGCGTTTAATACAAGCGTACCAAAAAGGTATTTTCCCGTGGTTTAATGAAAATGACCCTATTTTATGGTGGTCTCCCAATCCTCGTTTGATTTTGTTCCCTGATGCGATGAAAATCAGCAAAAGCCTTCACAAAAGTATGAAACATTTTGAGATACGCTACGATACTGATTTTGAAAAAGTCATGCGTTTGTGCTTAGAGACACGTCTGCACAAAGGGCAAAAGAGCTGGATTAGTGAAGCGCTAATCGAGGCGTTTTGTACGTTACATGTAAAGGGTTTGGCACACAGTGTGGAGACATTTTTTGAGGGAGAACTCGTAGGTGGGCTTTACGGGCTTTATCTTGGGGGTGTTTTTTGTGGCGAGTCAATGTTCTCAACCCAAAGGGATGCTTCCAAAGCTGCTTTGGTGGGACTGTGTAGGAAAATAAATGCCTTAGGTGGAGATTTTATTGATTGTCAGTTGCCCACGGAACATCTTAAATCTTTGGGTGCATCTGAGATAAAACGTGAAGTATTTTTAGCGATGTTAGCAAGGAGTTTAAACAAAAATCTACCAACCGCATGGTGA